Proteins encoded within one genomic window of Rhinolophus sinicus isolate RSC01 linkage group LG05, ASM3656204v1, whole genome shotgun sequence:
- the FAM136A gene encoding LOW QUALITY PROTEIN: protein FAM136A (The sequence of the model RefSeq protein was modified relative to this genomic sequence to represent the inferred CDS: inserted 2 bases in 1 codon; substituted 1 base at 1 genomic stop codon), which translates to MAELQQLRVQEAVESMVKSLERENIRKMQVAVRGPSGGNSLPLPTATVLCPAPLSPFPQIPEPDVPGVAAATSEAGLAPRQKIWSFGXADEICAPSPCARPFSTQASPRGVGGIPGPLLGSPWCEALXPPPLPLVRPLPQGLMFRCSAGCCEDSQATMQQVHQCIERCHAPLAQAQALVTSELEKFQDRLARCTMHCNDKAKDSIDAGSKELQVKQQLESCVTKCVDDHMNLIPTMTRKMKESLSSIQK; encoded by the exons ATGGCGGAGCTGCAACAGCTCCGGGTGCAGGAGGCGGTGGAGTCCATGGTGAAGAGTCTAGAGAGAGAGAACATCCGGAAGATGCAGGTAGCGGTGCGGGGACCATCCGGGGGGAATTCGCTGCCCCTTCCCACAGCCACCGTGCTATGTCCCGCGCCGCTGTCCCCCTTCCCGCAGATCCCCGAACCGGACGTCCCTGGGGTTGCTGCGGCCACCTCGGAAGCAGGCCTTGCCCCGAGACAGAAAATCTGGAGCTTCGGCTGAGCGGATGAAATCTGTGCGCCCTCGCCATGCGCAAGGCCGTTTTCCACCCAGGCCAGCCCGAGGGGCGTAGGGGGGATCCCCGGACCACTGTTAGGAAGTCCCTGGTGTGAGGCATT GCCTCCCCCACTTCCCCTTGTGCGGCCCCTTCCGCAG GGCCTCATGTTCCGGTGCAGCGCCGGCTGCTGTGAGGACAGCCAGGCCACCATGCAGCAGGTACACCAGTGCATTGAGCGCTGCCACGCACCTCTGGCTCAAGCCCAGGCCCTGGTGACCAGCGAGTTGGAGAAGTTCCAG GACCGCCTGGCCAGATGCACCATGCATTGCAACGACAAAGCCAAAGATTCAATAGATGCTGGGAGTAAAGAGCTTCAGGTGAAGCAGCAGCTGGAGAGTTGTGTGACCAAGTGTGTAGATGACCACATGAACCTCATTCCAACCATGACCAGGAAGATGAAGGAGTCTCTCTCATCCATTCAGAAATAG